In one Oligoflexus sp. genomic region, the following are encoded:
- a CDS encoding GMC family oxidoreductase: protein MSQGAAFDFVIIGSGFGGSVSALRLAEKGYTVKVLEQGRRFEARDFPRTNWNLKRWLWMPFVNFLGPFKMSFFKNITVYSGVGVGGGSLVYANTLPVPKDGFFRASSWSHLANWKQELLPYYDTAKRMLGVATNKHFTLTDKVMEEIAEEIHCRDQFQATDVAVYFGQPGKTVDDPYFNGEGPRRTGCTFCGACMTGCRVGAKNTLDKNYLYLAEKRGASIQADSRVTAVRPLPDGGYELTVKRRKGWMRASKEKIRAKQVVFSGGVLGTVELLLKMRQDPKGLPKLSPTLGQFVRTNNESIIGVWTANPQYNFSKGIAISSIIHTDEHSHIEPVRYGSGSGFFRLLLAPHAPGPNVWSRSLAMSSAFAVEPLRWLKVLLQPDFSKHSQILLYMRSLDGTLSFVMKRRPWFGLKRTMGSTLGADGRKPVAFMEEATQLARLFAKRVDGLLANVFTESVFGIASTAHILGGCCMGQDASEGVIDHQHRVFGYDGLYVIDGAAVSANPGVNPSLTITALAERAMSFIPPKRQELMLDHQP from the coding sequence ATGAGTCAGGGTGCGGCTTTTGATTTTGTCATAATCGGTTCCGGGTTTGGCGGCAGCGTTTCGGCCCTGCGTTTGGCCGAGAAGGGTTATACGGTCAAAGTCCTGGAGCAGGGACGAAGATTCGAGGCCCGTGATTTTCCGCGAACAAATTGGAATCTGAAACGCTGGCTCTGGATGCCTTTCGTGAACTTCCTGGGCCCATTCAAGATGTCTTTTTTCAAGAATATCACCGTCTATTCCGGAGTGGGTGTCGGCGGCGGCTCTTTGGTTTACGCCAATACTTTGCCCGTTCCCAAGGATGGATTCTTCCGCGCGTCCTCATGGTCTCACCTGGCGAATTGGAAGCAGGAACTTTTGCCTTATTATGACACGGCCAAGCGCATGCTGGGTGTAGCTACCAATAAGCATTTTACGCTGACCGATAAAGTCATGGAGGAGATCGCGGAGGAAATTCATTGCCGCGATCAATTCCAGGCCACGGATGTTGCCGTCTATTTTGGTCAGCCGGGGAAAACTGTCGATGATCCCTATTTTAATGGCGAAGGACCGCGGCGCACAGGCTGCACCTTCTGCGGCGCGTGCATGACTGGCTGTCGCGTCGGAGCCAAGAACACGCTGGATAAGAATTATCTTTACCTGGCGGAAAAACGCGGCGCTTCCATTCAGGCGGATTCCAGGGTCACGGCCGTGCGACCTTTGCCAGACGGAGGTTACGAGCTGACTGTCAAGCGACGCAAAGGCTGGATGCGCGCCTCCAAGGAAAAGATTCGAGCGAAGCAGGTCGTGTTCAGCGGCGGTGTGCTGGGCACGGTCGAACTCCTTTTGAAAATGCGTCAGGATCCCAAAGGCCTGCCCAAACTCTCGCCCACGCTGGGCCAGTTCGTGCGGACGAACAACGAATCCATCATTGGCGTTTGGACGGCCAACCCCCAATATAATTTTTCCAAAGGCATTGCGATCAGCTCGATCATCCACACCGATGAGCACTCGCATATCGAGCCGGTTCGCTACGGCAGTGGATCCGGATTCTTTCGCCTGCTCCTGGCGCCGCATGCTCCAGGACCGAATGTTTGGAGCCGAAGCCTCGCCATGTCGAGCGCCTTTGCCGTGGAGCCGCTGCGCTGGCTGAAGGTCCTTTTGCAGCCTGATTTCAGCAAGCATTCGCAGATCCTTCTTTACATGCGCAGTCTCGATGGAACCCTGAGTTTCGTCATGAAGCGGCGGCCCTGGTTCGGCCTGAAACGCACCATGGGCTCGACGTTGGGAGCGGATGGGCGCAAGCCGGTCGCCTTTATGGAAGAGGCCACGCAGCTGGCCCGTCTTTTCGCAAAAAGAGTCGATGGGCTTTTGGCCAATGTCTTTACCGAGTCTGTTTTCGGTATCGCATCGACCGCGCATATTCTAGGCGGCTGCTGCATGGGGCAGGATGCCAGCGAAGGCGTCATTGATCATCAGCACCGGGTCTTTGGTTACGATGGGCTCTATGTGATCGATGGAGCTGCTGTCTCGGCCAATCCTGGCGTGAATCCTTCGCTGACGATCACGGCGCTTGCGGAAAGGGCCATGAGTTTCATACCGCCGAAAAGACAAGAGCTGATGCTCGATCATCAGCCATGA
- a CDS encoding flavin-containing monooxygenase, whose product MTKTLPKVAIIGAGSSGMIACRELKVRGIPFDCFEKGSKAGGNWIFKNDNGMSAAYRSLHINTSRQQMEFQCYPMPQHFPTFPHHSQIAEYFDGFLNHFRLKEDITFNTEVKKAEPLADGRWQLTLSNGKQPTYDAVIVANGHHWDPRWPEPAFPGEFKGLVMHSHAYMDPTDPHNLIDKNVLVVGMGNSAMDIACELGNRGVARNVFLSVRSGAHIMPKFFGSKPSDGFLRHPGATPRWWEHLVPYRFFEKLAFPVIGWKIKNAVGKPEAYGLPKPKHPFGMQHPTISSEIHIRLGSGDVKPKPNIKELQGDRIQFVDGSVEPIDAIIYATGYKISFPFFEKNVLPYENNDLPLFKRMISPRYDNLLFLGLVQPLCSIMPIAELQSSFMGDYLLGKYRLPDKETMKKVMLDEHEMMKSRYTKSERHTIQINCLEYTYDLRKEIKAGEKRARRFAEKPQALPSTFPTTVRA is encoded by the coding sequence ATGACCAAGACCTTACCCAAAGTTGCCATCATCGGTGCCGGTTCCAGCGGGATGATCGCCTGTCGCGAGCTTAAGGTGCGCGGCATTCCCTTTGACTGCTTTGAAAAGGGCAGTAAAGCCGGAGGCAACTGGATCTTTAAAAACGACAACGGGATGTCGGCCGCGTATCGGTCCCTGCACATCAACACTTCAAGGCAGCAGATGGAATTTCAGTGCTATCCCATGCCGCAGCACTTCCCGACCTTTCCGCATCATTCGCAGATCGCGGAATACTTCGATGGCTTTCTGAATCATTTTCGCCTGAAGGAAGACATCACCTTCAACACCGAAGTGAAGAAAGCCGAGCCCCTGGCCGATGGCAGATGGCAGCTGACGCTGTCGAACGGCAAGCAGCCGACCTATGACGCCGTGATCGTAGCCAACGGCCACCACTGGGATCCCAGGTGGCCAGAGCCGGCATTTCCAGGCGAATTCAAGGGCCTCGTGATGCATTCGCACGCTTATATGGATCCCACCGATCCGCATAACCTTATTGACAAGAACGTGCTGGTCGTCGGCATGGGGAACTCGGCCATGGACATTGCCTGTGAACTCGGCAATCGCGGAGTGGCGCGCAATGTCTTCCTATCGGTGCGCTCGGGTGCCCATATCATGCCGAAGTTTTTCGGCAGCAAGCCCTCGGATGGATTTTTACGGCATCCTGGTGCGACGCCGCGTTGGTGGGAGCACCTCGTTCCCTATCGCTTTTTTGAAAAGTTGGCGTTTCCCGTCATCGGCTGGAAAATAAAAAACGCCGTGGGCAAGCCTGAAGCCTATGGTCTGCCGAAGCCGAAACACCCCTTCGGTATGCAGCATCCGACGATATCGAGCGAGATTCACATTCGCCTTGGCAGTGGTGATGTGAAACCGAAGCCGAATATCAAAGAGCTGCAGGGTGATCGGATTCAGTTCGTCGATGGTTCGGTGGAGCCTATTGATGCCATCATCTATGCGACCGGCTATAAGATCAGTTTTCCCTTCTTTGAAAAAAACGTTCTGCCCTACGAGAACAACGATCTTCCACTGTTCAAGCGCATGATCAGCCCACGCTATGATAATCTTCTGTTCCTGGGCCTTGTGCAGCCGCTCTGCTCGATCATGCCGATCGCCGAGCTGCAGTCGTCCTTCATGGGCGACTATCTGCTCGGGAAATATCGTTTGCCGGACAAGGAGACGATGAAGAAGGTGATGCTGGACGAGCATGAGATGATGAAGTCGCGCTATACGAAGTCGGAGCGCCACACGATTCAGATCAACTGTCTGGAATATACCTACGACCTGCGGAAGGAAATCAAGGCTGGCGAGAAGCGGGCCCGGCGCTTTGCGGAAAAACCTCAGGCGCTGCCCTCCACCTTCCCTACTACTGTCAGGGCTTGA
- a CDS encoding alpha/beta hydrolase, with protein MAKDAWTYHAPENLAPGIKRILRMQAWAPRFERLPVPVSRTLMDLTSRFANPRRNKKLIETVHAPFPGSPVRLRSWEPVALKGSRPLVLYMHGGGFVLGSSRSHRAFCELLADEAQCSVYSIDYRLAPEHPYPAAIEDVDRAYEWLLKLRDVRGWTAQPIAVAGDSAGGNLATILCRRLRDRGETLPDAQLLIYPVTDFARNTPSHDKYAEGLVLTRSLIDWFFLHYKANPIDHHDVSPLGCKDLRGLPKTFVALAGCDVLLDEGRAYAERLKEAGVPVTVRVFPDMIHAFVNLLLVPEAHAAALECIDFLKNHFEKHQTGKEKTDGKEQAPDRARALAT; from the coding sequence ATGGCAAAGGATGCATGGACATACCATGCGCCCGAGAATCTGGCGCCAGGCATCAAGCGGATCCTGCGGATGCAGGCCTGGGCTCCGCGTTTTGAACGCCTGCCCGTCCCGGTGAGCCGAACCCTCATGGATCTGACGTCGCGGTTTGCCAATCCCCGGCGCAACAAAAAACTCATCGAGACCGTCCATGCGCCTTTTCCCGGTTCTCCGGTGCGACTGCGCAGCTGGGAACCTGTTGCACTCAAGGGGTCGCGGCCTCTTGTCCTTTATATGCACGGCGGTGGTTTTGTGCTGGGGAGCAGTCGTTCGCACCGCGCATTCTGTGAGCTTTTGGCTGATGAAGCGCAGTGCTCGGTCTATTCCATCGACTATCGTCTGGCGCCGGAGCATCCCTATCCGGCGGCAATCGAGGATGTTGATCGCGCCTATGAATGGCTGTTGAAACTCAGGGACGTGCGAGGCTGGACAGCTCAGCCGATCGCAGTCGCTGGGGACAGCGCGGGAGGCAACCTTGCGACCATTCTGTGCCGCCGCCTGCGCGATCGGGGCGAGACGCTGCCGGACGCTCAGCTGCTCATTTATCCTGTCACGGATTTTGCGCGGAATACCCCATCTCATGATAAATATGCGGAAGGCCTCGTCCTGACCCGATCGTTGATCGACTGGTTTTTTCTGCATTACAAGGCGAACCCCATTGACCATCACGATGTCTCGCCGCTGGGCTGCAAGGATCTGCGGGGCCTCCCCAAAACCTTTGTCGCATTGGCCGGCTGCGATGTGCTCCTGGATGAAGGGCGCGCCTATGCGGAGCGTCTGAAAGAGGCCGGCGTTCCCGTCACCGTTCGCGTCTTTCCCGATATGATTCATGCGTTTGTGAATCTTTTGCTGGTTCCTGAAGCGCATGCCGCGGCCCTTGAATGCATTGATTTTCTGAAGAATCATTTTGAAAAGCATCAAACAGGCAAGGAAAAAACGGATGGAAAAGAACAAGCCCCAGATCGTGCCCGCGCCCTGGCAACTTAA
- a CDS encoding acetoacetate decarboxylase family protein: MEKNKPQIVPAPWQLKGTGYMFLYNFPKNWAEKANFLPVEQRGEFKGGLGTLMLVDYESSDAGPYRELLFIPGKFSWFHYRNYAISRIWVSSESSVVSGRENWGIPKNLAHFRINASSERRQSWEVITPEGQTFFKADLSHGRLPLPVHTAFVPFPLLQTWEGRDYLTKFSGYGLGRFARLERLEINQELFPDITAKKPLLGLRVDPFHIRFPVPQMIEAPAGRLQPSAAAGVFGSSGHSA, translated from the coding sequence ATGGAAAAGAACAAGCCCCAGATCGTGCCCGCGCCCTGGCAACTTAAAGGCACAGGTTATATGTTCCTCTATAATTTCCCGAAAAATTGGGCGGAAAAAGCCAATTTTCTGCCGGTCGAGCAGCGCGGGGAATTCAAAGGGGGCCTCGGCACCCTGATGCTCGTCGATTATGAAAGTTCGGATGCCGGCCCCTATCGCGAGCTGCTTTTCATTCCGGGGAAATTCTCCTGGTTTCACTATCGCAACTATGCGATCAGCCGCATCTGGGTCTCGTCCGAATCGAGCGTCGTGAGTGGACGCGAAAACTGGGGCATCCCCAAGAATCTGGCTCATTTTCGCATCAATGCGTCGAGCGAGCGGCGGCAGAGCTGGGAGGTGATCACACCGGAAGGCCAGACCTTCTTCAAGGCCGATCTGAGTCACGGCCGCCTGCCCCTGCCCGTGCATACCGCCTTTGTTCCCTTTCCTTTGCTGCAAACCTGGGAAGGGCGTGACTACCTGACAAAATTCAGCGGCTATGGCCTGGGTCGTTTTGCAAGGTTGGAGCGCCTGGAAATCAATCAGGAGCTGTTTCCAGATATCACAGCGAAAAAACCTTTGCTTGGCCTGCGGGTGGATCCCTTCCATATAAGGTTCCCCGTACCGCAGATGATCGAGGCCCCGGCGGGACGCCTGCAGCCCTCGGCCGCGGCTGGGGTTTTCGGATCCTCCGGGCATTCCGCTTAA
- a CDS encoding 7TM diverse intracellular signaling domain-containing protein has translation MNLSKPKAFLLLFLWMLLPGSLLAESPEARQGLLDLRKVDLLAVTPLRLEGEWAFYWNQLVSPAAIDQNSDFTFQDGPKDWMRYQLKGEKLPWSGAATFRLKVLLPPLTDELVLRAGPMVMAGRIFVNGRLVHEAGTPGLDRELSGHSYQTQLIFLGRDLQEMDIVIQVSNHMIARSGYAALDLGLRAPMLRDEINTYNKTLFLLGGIFLMAIYHLCLFMMRRTEISNLCFSALCLANGVFHYAAAGIAALHFPGISSERVWDLFFWGWYLGGAFFSWFAHSVFPRHFHRNFAYGFSILSAVSFFTVLFGTTDQFHIIPTLHKMGNTLTFFYIAYACYRALRDQVKDALVFLIASSIFFASAVNDMLVTTGDMKGELLSSTGLFIFLFFQSILLSKRFSAAFHKLEIAETEIRGLNESLEQKVQQKTREIRAILTHIQQGIFTLRLNEKSDIVMGEDYSLHLEEILETRDLTVSQFQDVLLNRTDLSNDQKSQIRSTLIASLGEDEIAFMSNRDNLVKELRLLTNEQEKILEMDWDAMLDDKGLIEQILVCLRDVTQVRQLQQQSINQQRELEYISEIVNTTPDQFAKFITMSVAFLDENERLIRQNQKKNLEVVKILFINMHTIKGTARTYYFHKMTGILHDTEQHYADLLRKDEEAWNQKKLLDDLDSARSIILLYDQINTVKLGRKRDRSLIEVNRKVVEDKVNSLNLIDTSPMDPATRHIIEDTRRTFNEVFYSRSIDVLQDILSGAERVARDLGKEIPIIRIKESGTSISQEALELFHQVFHHIIRNSLDHGIETAEERLKAGKRPTGTLYLDLDENADGSMHLVYHDDGRGLNLARLEELGYARGFLIRGQAYTPQHIADLIFENGLSTSNRLTEISGRGVGMEAVRQYLDRAGGRIHVVLNGQPQGGFCAFAFHIHVPKNLHTLAA, from the coding sequence GTGAATTTATCAAAGCCTAAGGCATTCCTCCTGCTTTTTTTATGGATGCTCCTGCCCGGGTCACTCCTCGCCGAGTCGCCCGAGGCACGGCAGGGTCTATTGGATCTTCGCAAGGTCGATCTCCTTGCAGTGACTCCTCTGCGTTTGGAAGGCGAATGGGCCTTCTACTGGAATCAGCTTGTTTCCCCGGCTGCGATCGACCAGAATTCAGACTTCACCTTTCAGGATGGTCCCAAGGATTGGATGCGTTACCAGCTCAAGGGGGAAAAGCTTCCCTGGAGCGGGGCAGCCACGTTCCGCCTGAAGGTCCTTTTGCCTCCACTCACCGATGAGCTTGTGCTCCGCGCCGGCCCCATGGTGATGGCCGGTCGCATCTTTGTGAACGGTCGGCTTGTTCATGAAGCCGGCACGCCGGGACTCGATCGTGAGCTTTCCGGTCACAGCTATCAAACCCAGCTGATTTTTTTAGGCCGGGATCTGCAGGAGATGGACATCGTGATCCAGGTCTCCAATCATATGATTGCGCGCTCGGGCTATGCGGCTCTCGATCTGGGACTGCGTGCGCCCATGCTGCGGGATGAAATCAATACCTATAATAAAACGCTCTTTCTTCTGGGCGGTATTTTTTTGATGGCCATCTATCATCTGTGCCTTTTTATGATGCGGCGCACAGAGATATCCAACCTTTGCTTTTCCGCCCTTTGCCTTGCAAACGGCGTCTTTCACTATGCGGCGGCCGGTATCGCGGCCCTGCATTTTCCGGGCATCAGTTCGGAACGCGTCTGGGATCTTTTCTTCTGGGGCTGGTACCTGGGCGGCGCGTTTTTCTCATGGTTCGCGCACAGCGTCTTCCCGCGGCACTTTCATAGAAATTTCGCCTACGGCTTCAGCATTCTTTCAGCTGTGAGCTTTTTCACTGTTCTTTTCGGCACAACCGATCAGTTTCACATCATCCCGACCTTGCATAAGATGGGCAATACGCTGACCTTCTTTTATATCGCGTATGCCTGCTATCGGGCCCTGCGGGATCAGGTGAAGGATGCCCTCGTCTTTCTGATCGCAAGCTCGATCTTTTTTGCCTCCGCAGTCAATGACATGCTGGTGACAACAGGCGATATGAAGGGCGAGCTTTTGTCTTCGACCGGTCTTTTCATATTCCTCTTCTTTCAGTCCATTCTGCTTTCCAAGCGTTTTTCCGCAGCCTTTCATAAGCTGGAGATCGCGGAAACCGAGATTCGTGGCCTGAATGAAAGCCTGGAGCAGAAGGTTCAGCAGAAAACCCGCGAGATTCGAGCCATCCTCACGCATATTCAGCAGGGAATTTTCACGCTGCGACTGAATGAGAAATCCGATATCGTCATGGGTGAAGATTATTCCCTGCATCTGGAGGAAATACTCGAAACCCGTGACCTGACAGTCAGCCAGTTTCAGGACGTCCTTCTGAATCGCACCGATCTGTCGAATGATCAGAAGAGCCAGATTCGCAGCACGCTCATCGCCTCGCTGGGGGAGGACGAGATCGCCTTTATGAGCAATCGCGATAATCTCGTGAAAGAACTGCGCCTGCTTACGAATGAGCAGGAAAAGATTCTGGAGATGGATTGGGATGCGATGCTCGACGACAAGGGTCTGATCGAGCAGATTCTGGTCTGCCTGCGCGATGTGACCCAGGTTCGTCAGCTGCAGCAGCAGTCCATCAACCAGCAGCGGGAGCTGGAGTATATCAGCGAGATTGTGAACACGACGCCCGATCAGTTTGCCAAGTTCATAACCATGTCAGTGGCCTTCCTGGACGAGAATGAGCGCCTCATTCGGCAGAATCAGAAGAAGAATCTTGAGGTCGTGAAAATCCTCTTTATCAATATGCATACCATCAAAGGCACCGCACGGACCTATTACTTCCATAAGATGACCGGGATCCTGCACGATACCGAGCAGCATTACGCGGACCTTCTGCGGAAGGACGAGGAAGCCTGGAATCAGAAGAAGCTTTTGGATGACCTGGACAGCGCAAGGTCCATCATCCTGCTCTATGATCAGATCAATACCGTGAAGCTCGGTCGCAAGCGGGACCGGAGTCTGATCGAAGTGAACCGCAAGGTGGTCGAGGACAAGGTCAATTCCCTGAATCTGATCGACACGAGTCCCATGGATCCTGCGACGCGGCATATAATTGAAGATACCCGCAGGACATTCAACGAGGTCTTCTATAGCCGATCCATAGATGTGCTGCAGGATATTCTATCCGGTGCGGAACGGGTGGCGCGTGATCTGGGCAAGGAAATTCCCATCATCAGGATCAAGGAGTCCGGGACGTCGATCAGCCAGGAAGCTTTGGAACTTTTCCATCAGGTCTTCCACCACATCATCAGAAACTCACTGGATCATGGGATAGAAACCGCCGAGGAGCGGCTGAAGGCCGGCAAGCGGCCGACGGGAACGCTCTATCTGGATCTGGACGAGAACGCGGACGGGTCCATGCATCTTGTTTATCATGATGATGGCCGCGGTTTGAATCTGGCAAGGCTCGAAGAGCTGGGCTATGCGCGTGGTTTTCTGATCCGCGGGCAAGCGTATACGCCACAGCACATCGCGGATCTGATCTTTGAAAATGGTCTGTCCACCAGCAATCGGCTGACCGAGATTTCCGGTCGCGGCGTGGGGATGGAGGCCGTGCGGCAGTATCTCGATCGCGCCGGCGGCCGCATTCATGTAGTCCTGAATGGCCAGCCCCAGGGCGGCTTCTGCGCCTTTGCCTTTCACATCCATGTCCCGAAAAACCTTCACACGCTCGCGGCGTGA
- a CDS encoding DUF4097 family beta strand repeat-containing protein, whose product MKNIVIGLGAFTLITLILGKFFDTRCESSCIGEAFAANTKDGLDGLGNFNIIFDKDDRIMIKKGDGPNIHISTGDSDTLGGDADNPARTDKAITESIPAKDIKELELKSYVTDWKVVESADDQIHFVFKGYLPPKEWTVKNSGGKLEVEVTKKGPSFGELQLPKNFAGELTLTNISGDITIEKLAATSEFHLMSVSGDLNVKAAPSKILSINTVSGDVDFVPASLNKDLDIATNSVSGDLKATLVSPIKEFEAQSVSGNVDLKVAKSVGFDFEMEGISASFDGLPDDTRQKEGFGNRSATGSFGANPKGRLKFNSVSGDFNLRPLD is encoded by the coding sequence ATGAAAAATATCGTAATCGGTCTGGGCGCTTTCACCCTTATCACGCTCATCCTTGGCAAATTCTTTGACACCCGCTGCGAATCCAGCTGCATCGGTGAGGCCTTCGCGGCCAATACCAAGGACGGTCTGGATGGACTCGGCAACTTCAACATCATCTTCGATAAAGACGATCGGATCATGATCAAAAAGGGCGACGGTCCCAACATTCATATCAGCACGGGGGACAGCGATACCCTGGGCGGTGACGCCGATAATCCTGCGCGTACGGACAAGGCCATCACGGAATCCATACCGGCCAAGGACATCAAGGAACTGGAACTCAAGTCCTATGTCACGGATTGGAAAGTGGTCGAGAGCGCGGATGATCAGATCCACTTCGTCTTCAAAGGCTATCTGCCGCCCAAGGAATGGACCGTGAAAAACAGCGGCGGCAAGCTCGAAGTCGAAGTCACCAAAAAGGGTCCGAGCTTCGGGGAACTGCAGCTCCCTAAAAACTTCGCCGGGGAACTCACCCTGACCAATATCTCGGGTGATATCACCATCGAAAAACTGGCCGCGACCTCTGAGTTTCACCTGATGTCGGTGTCCGGCGATCTGAATGTGAAGGCGGCTCCATCCAAAATCCTGAGCATCAACACCGTCAGCGGCGATGTGGACTTCGTGCCGGCGAGTCTGAACAAGGATCTGGACATCGCCACCAACAGCGTCTCGGGCGATCTGAAAGCCACGCTCGTAAGTCCGATCAAGGAATTCGAAGCTCAGTCGGTCTCGGGCAACGTGGATCTGAAAGTCGCAAAAAGCGTGGGCTTTGATTTTGAAATGGAAGGGATCAGCGCGTCCTTCGATGGTCTTCCCGACGATACGCGGCAGAAGGAAGGCTTCGGCAATCGCAGCGCCACGGGTTCCTTCGGCGCGAATCCCAAAGGCAGGCTCAAATTCAATAGCGTAAGCGGTGATTTCAACCTGAGGCCGCTCGACTAA
- a CDS encoding DUF1700 domain-containing protein produces the protein MHEHNFIKELEKGLSPLPPSQREDVLADYRAHIFEARERGKSDDEISASLGDARTLARTFVADYHLTRITNPYEGQKFTTSLYHMARATLVVLSIIAFNFFFMLWPILGLAIVLGMSWVVATIAVFVGIIFAIAVLVGNIATPVAVGLSAKLALSFYSLSLFGASLLACVVLYLLSRWFLLGLMKYIKLNAKVIQPD, from the coding sequence ATGCACGAGCATAACTTTATCAAGGAACTGGAAAAGGGACTGAGTCCGCTGCCTCCGTCTCAACGCGAGGATGTGCTGGCTGATTATCGCGCACACATCTTCGAAGCCCGGGAACGCGGCAAGTCAGATGACGAAATCAGCGCTTCGCTTGGCGATGCCCGGACTCTGGCACGGACCTTCGTTGCCGATTACCACCTGACCCGGATTACCAATCCGTATGAAGGCCAGAAGTTTACCACAAGTCTTTATCATATGGCTCGGGCGACGCTGGTCGTGCTTTCGATCATTGCCTTCAACTTCTTCTTTATGCTCTGGCCGATCCTGGGCCTTGCCATCGTCCTGGGGATGTCCTGGGTGGTCGCCACCATCGCGGTCTTTGTCGGCATCATTTTCGCGATCGCGGTCCTGGTCGGTAACATCGCGACCCCCGTGGCGGTCGGACTTTCGGCCAAGCTCGCCCTCAGTTTTTATAGTTTATCTCTTTTCGGTGCATCTCTTCTGGCCTGCGTGGTGCTCTATCTTTTGAGCCGCTGGTTTCTTCTGGGTTTAATGAAGTACATCAAATTGAATGCCAAAGTGATTCAACCCGACTAA
- a CDS encoding PadR family transcriptional regulator produces the protein MRTQLKKGSLELCVLAVLSQADRYGYELVENISRHIDISEGTIYPLLRRCLNDGWFETYLQESDQGPPRKYYRITDKGREVYKEMRAEWDEFAAAMQNLLQEVDSHARA, from the coding sequence ATGCGAACTCAATTGAAAAAAGGCAGTCTTGAGCTTTGCGTTCTCGCCGTTTTATCCCAGGCTGATCGTTATGGTTATGAGCTTGTCGAGAATATATCGCGGCACATAGACATATCTGAGGGCACTATCTATCCCCTCCTGCGGCGCTGCCTGAATGATGGATGGTTCGAGACGTATCTGCAGGAATCGGATCAGGGTCCGCCGCGAAAGTACTATCGCATTACGGACAAGGGGCGCGAGGTTTATAAGGAAATGCGGGCCGAGTGGGATGAATTCGCGGCGGCCATGCAAAATCTTCTGCAAGAGGTGGACAGTCATGCACGAGCATAA